The Henckelia pumila isolate YLH828 chromosome 2, ASM3356847v2, whole genome shotgun sequence genome includes a window with the following:
- the LOC140881049 gene encoding uncharacterized protein, translating into MEKMNQAFEKMKMLVGMDVEDEEQQQQDSSFIDDFNRNCTLSTKQRLYGFAICLAAGITCTILSMLVFFKPIKFGITFSFGNLLALGSTAFLIGPKRQVTMMLDPVRIYATAIYIASIIIALFCALYVRNKLLTFLGIVLEFGALIWYSLSYIPFARSMVSKIMVQCLDTEF; encoded by the exons ATGGAGAAGATGAACCAGGCATTTGAGAAGATGAAAATGCTAGTCGGTATGGATGTTGAAGATGAAGAACAGCAGCAACAGGACTCATCCTTCATTGATGATTTCAATCGCAACTGCACTTTATCCACCAAACAG AGGCTGTATGGATTTGCAATTTGCTTGGCTGCTGGTATAACTTGCACGATCTTG TCCATGCTTGTTTTTTTCAAGCCCATCAAGTTTGGAATAACATTCTCCTTTGGCAATTTGCTTGCTCTTGGAAG CACAGCATTTCTTATTGGCCCCAAACGCCAAGTGACAATGATGCTTGACCCAGTCCGAATATATGCTACAGCAATATATATTGCCAGCATTATAATTGCTCTTTTCTGTGCTTTATAT GTTCGGAACAAGCTGTTGACATTTCTTGGAATTGTGTTGGAGTTTGGAGCTCTTATCTG GTATAGCTTAAGTTACATCCCGTTT